The following proteins are co-located in the Ailuropoda melanoleuca isolate Jingjing chromosome 13, ASM200744v2, whole genome shotgun sequence genome:
- the KRT12 gene encoding keratin, type I cytoskeletal 12, whose product MSLSVRTSGLPRRLSSQSGTSGRARGTTASIVGSSYGGSTFGFGDSCGGGFSAASMFGSSSGFGGGSGISFAGGLGTAYGGALGGGSGALGGGFGGLGGGFGGLGIGFGGGPGGGSVGILSGNDGGLLSGSEKETMQNLNDRLASYLDKVRALEEANAELENKIREWYETRGSGTGDPGSQSDYSKYYPLIEDLRNEIISASIGNAQLILQIDNARLAAEDFRMKYENELALHQSVEADINGLRRVLDELTLARADLEMQIENLTEELAYLKKNHEEELQSFRAGGPGEISVEMDAAPAVDLTRLLNNMRAQYETIAEQNRKDAEAWFIEKSGELRKEISTNTEQLQSSKSEVTDLRRAVQNLEIELQSQLATKKSLEVSLAEVEGDYCGQLSQVQQLIGSLEEQLLQVRTDTEHQNADHQRLLNAKARLELEIETYRRLLDGEAQGDSFDETLYVTESKPQTQSIDSSKEQSKSRKIKTIVQEVVNGEVVSSQVQEDLM is encoded by the exons ATGTCCCTCTCAGTGCGCACCTCTGGGCTGCCCCGGCGGCTGTCTTCCCAGAGCGGAACATCGGGCAGAGCCAGGGGCACAACTGCTTCCATTGTTGGCAGTAGCTATGGGGGGAGCACCTTTGGCTTTGGAGACAGCTGTGGGGGAGGCTTCTCTGCTGCTTCCATGTTTGGTTCTAGTTCTGGCTTTGGTGGTGGCTCTGGAATTTCCTTTGCAGGAGGACTGGGCACTGCTTATGGAGGAGCCCTGGGAGGTGGCTCTGGAGCTCTGGGAGGTGGCTTTGGAGGTCTGGGAGGTGGCTTTGGTGGCCTAGGAATTGGATTTGGGGGAGGCCCAGGAGGTGGCTCTGTAGGTATTCTCTCCGGCAATGATGGAGGCCTTCTTTCCGgatcagaaaaggaaaccatGCAAAATCTTAATGACAGATTGGCTTCCTATCTGGATAAGGTCCGAGCACTAGAAGAGGCTAATGCTGAGCTAGAAAACAAAATTCGAGAATGGTATGAAACACGAGGATCTGGGACTGGAGACCCCGGGTCACAGAGTGATTACAGTAAATATTATCCATTGATCGAAGACCTCAGGAATGAG ATCATTTCTGCCAGCATTGGAAATGCCCAGCTCATCTTGCAGATCGACAATGCAAGACTGGCTGCCGAAGACTTCAGAATGAA GTATGAGAATGAGCTGGCCCTGCACCAGAGTGTGGAGGCCGACATCAACGGGCTGCGCCGGGTGCTGGACGAGCTGACCCTGGCCAGAGCCGACCTGGAGATGCAGATTGAGAACCTAACAGAAGAACTGGCCTACCTGAAAAAGAATCATGAAGAG GAGCTCCAAAGCTTCCGGGCAGGCGGCCCCGGGGAGATCAGCGTGGAAATGGACGCTGCTCCGGCGGTGGACCTCACCAGGCTTCTTAACAACATGAGGGCACAGTACGAAACCATCGCGGAGCAGAATCGCAAGGACGCAGAGGCCTGGTTCATTGAAAAG AGTGGGGAGCTCAGGAAGGAGATCAGCACCAACACGGAGCAGCTTCAGTCCAGCAAGAGCGAGGTCACCGACCTGAGGCGCGCAGTTCAAAACCTGGAGATCGAGCTCCAGTCCCAGCTGGCCACG AAGAAATCCCTGGAGGTCTCGCTGGCCGAAGTGGAGGGCGACTACTGCGGCCAGCTGTCCCAGGTGCAGCAGCTCATCGGCAGCCTGGAGGAGCAGCTGCTGCAGGTGCGCACCGACACCGAGCACCAGAACGCCGACCACCAGCGGCTGCTGAACGCCAAGGCCCGCCTGGAGCTGGAGATCGAGACCTACCGCCGCCTCCTGGACGGCGAGGCCCAAGG tGACAGTTTCGATGAAACTTTATATGTGACCGAATCCAAACCTCAGACACAATCGATCGATTCCTCTAAAG AACAATCTAAATCCCGGAAGATCAAGACAATTGTGCAGGAAGTGGTGAATGGTGAAGTGGTCTCATCTCAAGTTCAGGAAGACCTAATGTAA
- the KRT20 gene encoding keratin, type I cytoskeletal 20 yields the protein MEFTRRSLHRGLSSSSQGSAHSVSGSIYRKGGMQHFGAAPSVYGGAGGQGIRISNSSQKMSYGNDDTKGDLFVGNEKTTMQNLNERLASYLAKVQSLEQSNSQLELQIKQWYETKTPSTRDYSAYYQQIEELQNQIKNAQLENVHCVLQIDNTKLAAEDFKLKYETERGLRLAVESDIQGLNKVLGDLSITRTDLEIQIKELSKDLDILKKEHQEEVDSLHRHLGNTVNVELDAAPSLNLGTIMNEMRQKYEVIAQENLQKAKEQFEKQTQTLQQQVTVSSEELKETEAQVKELRRTYQNLEIELQSLLSLKETLEHTLEDTKDRYSSKLVTIQAVLDNLEAQLVQIRTDMERQSNEYNILLDIKTRLEQEIATYRRLLEGEDVVTTTESALSIPEEKDIKRKRKIMTVVQEVVDGQIVSCETKEMEEDL from the exons ATGGAATTCACTCGCAGAAGCCTCCATAGAGGCTTGAGTTCCTCCTCCCAGGGCTCTGCACACAGCGTGAGCGGCTCCATATACAGGAAGGGGGGCATGCAGCACTTTGGAGCTGCACCCAGTGTCTATGGGGGAGCTGGAGGTCAGGGCATCCGCATCTCGAACTCCAGCCAGAAGATGAGCTATGGGAATGATGACACCAAAGGAGACTTGTTTGTTGGTAACGAGAAGACAACCATGCAGAACCTAAATGAACGCCTAGCAAGCTACCTAGCAAAAGTGCAGTCCCTGGAACAGTCCAACTCCCAACTCGAACTGCAGATCAAGCAGTGGTATGAAACAAAGACACCCAGCACCAGGGACTACAGTGCATATTACCAACAAATAGAAGAGCTGCAAAATCAG ATTAAAAATGCACAACTGGAAAATGTGCACTGTGTCCTGCAAATTGATAATACCAAACTGGCTGCTGAGGACTTCAAGCTGAA GTATGAGACTGAAAGAGGACTACGCCTGGCAGTGGAGAGTGATATCCAAGGCCTGAATAAGGTCTTGGGTGATCTATCCATAACTAGAACAGACTTGGAGATTCAAATTAAAGAACTGAGTAAAGACCTGGATATCCTCAAAAAAGAACATCAGGAG GAAGTGGACAGCCTACACAGACACCTGGGCAATACTGTCAATGTAGAATTGGATGCTGCTCCAAGCCTGAACCTTGGCACCATCATGAATGAAATGAGGCAGAAGTACGAAGTGATAGCCCAGGAGAACCTTCAGAAGGCCAAAGAACAGTTTGAGAAACAG ACTCAAACTTTGCAGCAACAAGTCACAGTGAGCAGTGAAGAgttaaaagaaactgaggctcaagtaAAGGAGCTGAGACGCACCTACCAGAACCTGGAGATAGAACTCCAGTCCCTCCTCAGTCTG AAAGAAACTTTGGAGCATACACTAGAGGACACCAAAGATCGTTACAGTAGCAAACTGGTCACCATCCAGGCAgtactggacaacctagaagccCAACTGGTGCAGATTAGGACCGATATGGAACGCCAGAGCAATGAATACAATATCCTCCTTGACATAAAGACCCGGCTTGAGCAGGAAATTGCTACTTACCGCCGCCTTCTGGAAGGAGAAGATGTCGTCAC taCTACAGAAAGTGCGTTAAGCATCCCAGAGGAGAAAG atataaagagaaaaaggaagattatGACAGTCGTGCAAGAAGTGGTGGACGGCCAGATTGTGTCATGTGAAACCAAAGAGATGGAAGAAGATTTGTAA